In one window of Canis lupus baileyi chromosome 12, mCanLup2.hap1, whole genome shotgun sequence DNA:
- the LOC140601856 gene encoding dynein regulatory complex protein 8-like, whose protein sequence is MFFEEGTELVVAEFHKKIKDAFEVFDHEANNTVDVREIRTIIRSLGCCPSEGELHDLIVEIEEEEPTGYIRFEKFLPVMTKVLLEKRYRPIPEDILLRSFEVLDPSKRGFLTKEELIKYMTEEGEPFSQEEMEEMLSAAIDPESNSIRYKDYIAMMVVDDG, encoded by the exons atgttttttga GGAAGGCACAGAGTTAGTGGTAGCAGAATttcacaaaaaaatcaaagatgctTTTGAAGTGTTTGACCATGAGGCGAATAATACAGTGGATGTGAGAGAGATCAGAACAATTATCAGGTCACTAGGGTGCTGCCCAAGCGAAGGAGAGCTGCATGACCTGATCGTAGAGATAGAGGAGGAAGAACCCACTGGATACATTCGATTTGAAAAATTTCTTCCAGTGATGACCAAAGTACTACTAGAAAAAAGGTACAGACCAATTCCAGAAGATATCCTTCTTCGATCATTTGAGGTGTTAGATCCATCCAAACGTGGATTTCTAACTAAGGAAGAATTGATCAAGTATATGACCGAAGAAGGTGAGCCTTTTtctcaggaagaaatggaagaaatgttGTCCGCTGCAATTGACCCAGAATCGAATTCCATTCGTTACAAGGACTACATAGCCATGATGGTGGTAGATGACGGCTAG